GATCGGCGGCAATATGGGCCGCCACCGCCGGATCGCGGCCGTCAAGCGCCCGGAGCGACGGTTCCCAGTAGGGATTGCGCAGAAAACGGCAATCGAAGGCCATGTCGATGCCCAACGGCAGGCCGCGCTTGTAGGAAAAGGAATGCAGCGAAACCGCAAGCGGCGCGGCGCCACCCGGGGCGAAACGCGCGGTCATCTCGGCGCGGAACTCGTGGATCGTCAGGTCCGACGTGTCGATCAGACTGCTGGCAAGCTCGCGGATCGGACCGAGAATGTCGAGCTCGCGCGCGACCCCCTCGGCCGGACTCTCGGACGGCGCCAGCGGATGACGCCGACGGGTTTCGGAGAAGCGGCGCAACAGCACATCGGGCCGGCAATCGAGGTAAAGCACATCTGCCTCGAACCCCGGCGCGGCAGCGAGCGCGCGGATCAGGTCGGCCAACGCCCCGGCCGAAAAGTCGCGGGTGCGGATATCGACCCCGAGCGCCAGAGACGGACCTGGCACCGGCCCCTCGAGAAGGCGCGGGATCAGCGATATCGGCAGATTGTCGATTGCCTCGAAACCCAGATCCTCGAGCACATCCAGCGCCGTCGACCGTCCCGCCCCGGAGGCTCCGGTCACCAGCACGATG
The genomic region above belongs to Rhodovulum sulfidophilum DSM 1374 and contains:
- the rapZ gene encoding RNase adapter RapZ → MSNPLEIDPPAPRQRIVLVTGASGAGRSTALDVLEDLGFEAIDNLPISLIPRLLEGPVPGPSLALGVDIRTRDFSAGALADLIRALAAAPGFEADVLYLDCRPDVLLRRFSETRRRHPLAPSESPAEGVARELDILGPIRELASSLIDTSDLTIHEFRAEMTARFAPGGAAPLAVSLHSFSYKRGLPLGIDMAFDCRFLRNPYWEPSLRALDGRDPAVAAHIAADPRQAAFLDRISDLAALVLPAHRDEGRSHISIGFGCTGGQHRSVAMAEAVAKRLAATEWQVSIRHRELERRAQGVSAMRTGTGA